The Paludisphaera rhizosphaerae genome segment CGATTCCCCGTCCGAAGTGAAGGCCCTGGCTCTCGGCGACGACATGTTGGCGGCGGCCTCTGAGGGAACGATCCAGCTCTGGAACCTCTCGGGAGTAGGGAAAGACGCCGGGGGCTACGTCGCCGGGCTGTCTTCTTCGCTGAGTCCGGTCGGCCGCCTTCAGTTCAATCCGCAGGGGAATCTATTGGCGGTCGTTTCCGCCAGCGACATCTATCGTAACGAGGTCGCGATCGCTTCTCGCGTGGAGGTCTGGGACACGGTGACGCATCGACGCGTCGCGATTCTCCCCGCCGCCGAGGCTGTGTCGGACGTCGCCTTCTCCGGGGACGGTCGGACGCTGGCCGCCAGCGGTCAGCGGGTGTCGACGTCGATTTGGCGGTTCCGCGACTCCAGCGTTCGAACCCAGGTCGCCGGACTCACGAGTCGCCCTCTCTCGATCGCCGTTCGGGAGGACGGTCTGCTGGCGTTCACCGACATCGGCGGGGACGTCTGGACCTGGCGCGAAGGGAGCGGGGCTGAGCCCCCCGAACGGGTCGCCACGCCCGAGACCGGCCCTCCCAGGGATCTTGCCGCTCGCAAGGACGATCCTCGCCCCCCGATGCTCGACGCCGGTCCGGGGGGGCGCAATCGGTTCGGAGGCCGACCCTCGCCTCCGGGCGCGGCGTTCACCGCAGCCGGCGACCTGATGATTCACGATGCGCGGGGGTTGGAGCTTCAACCCGCTTTGGTCGCCGCCGACCACAAATCGACTCGCGTTGAGATCCCCTCCCCGCAACCGATGGGTCGCGGGGGTATGGGGCCGATGATCGTCGGCGGGCCTTTGGCCCGTAGTGAAGACGGCCGCATCCTGGCCTTCAGCCGTGGCCGCAACGTGTACCTCTGGGACGCCGACCATCCAGACAAGGCCATCCCCGTGATCGTCGACGAGCCTCATCGCCGAGGCGGCGACCGCGGCTTCTTTTTCGGGGTGCGCCCTCGTACTCTGCTGGTCTCCCCGAACGGCGACCGCCTCTACATCTTGAATGAGGAGCCCCAGTCCGTTCAGGTTTGGAGCCTGCATCGGGGGGAAGGTCGAGTTGCCGCGACGATCGAGCACTGGGTCGACGGCCCGCCGGAGCGTCCCCTGATGTCCTCCTCGGCGATCGCGCTGAGTCCCGACGGCAGCCTGTTGGCGATCGTAGAGAACGGGGGCGCGGTCATCCTGTACGACGCCCTGCAGTTGGCCGCGCTAGGCCGGATCGAGCCCAGGGCCGACGAACCGGAGACGCTCGCGACGACGTTGGCGTTCTCGCCCGATGGCTTTCGACTGGCCGTCGGATCGCAGCAGGGGGCCGTCCGGCTCTGGGACCTCTCCAACCCGGAGTCGCCTGAGCTTGCCCTGCGACTCCCCGGCGAAGGCGGGAAGACCGTGGCGCTGGCGTTCCGGCCCGACGGCCGCCGGCTGGCCGCCGCCTGTCAGGACTCGTTGATCGAGGTCTGGGATCTCGCCGCGCTGGACGACGAGCTGCGGCGGCTCGGTCTCGGCGAATGACCCCGCCCCGGGTTTTCCGGGGCGGGGCGCTTTGGTTCAGACGACGATCTCGTACCCCGCGCGCTGGGGACGCGAGAGGAACGAGTTGGCCTGGTCGTCGCCGACGATCTGCTCCTTCACGGGGTCCCAGGTCAGCTTGCGGCCGCCCAGGCGGATGGCGATGTTCGCCAGGTGGCAGGTCGTCATGGCGCGGTGGTGGCTCCAGACGTCGGAGGCCGGCTTGCCGCGGTCGTTGCAGCAGGCGAAGAAGTTCTGGAAGTGATCGTCCAGCCCCTTGCCGTGCCGCAGATCCTCAAGCAGGGCCTCGGGGAGCGGGTTCTTGTATATGGAGGCGACTGCGCCGCCTTCCAGGTCGATCCGGTCTCGGGTGACGAAGATCTTGCCGCGCTCGCCCTCGAACGTCACGCCGTTGGGGGTGTCGTCGCGGATCTCCAGCGGAGTGCCGTCGGCGAAAGTCGCCTTCACCAGGAAGGTCGTCGCCGTGTTGTACTGGTCGTCGACGGTCGGCCAGCCGTCCTTGTATGAGACCGGCAGATCGGCGCGGACGACCTCGATGGTCGTCGGCCCGGTCTGGTCCTTGCCAAGGCCCCAGTGCGAGACGTCGACGTGGTGCGCGCCCCAGTCGGTGAGCTTGCCGCCGGAGTATTCGTACCACCAGCGGAAGTTGGCGTGGCAACGCTCACGGATGTAGCCGACCTTGGGCGCCTGGCCGAGCCAGAGGTCCCAGTTCAACTCCGAAGGGGCGGTCTCCTTGGCGAACGGCCCGCCGCTGGGGGCGCCGCCGATGGCCGCGGTAACCTTCTTGATCTTGCCGATCCTTCCGTCGCGAACCAGGGCGACGGCCATCAGGAAGACCTTGTTGTGGTCGCTGCGCTGCTGGGTGCCGACCTGGAGAATCCGCTTGGTATTCTCGACCGTCTCGATGATCTGCTTCCCCTCGTTGATGGTGAGCGTGAGGGGCTTTTCGCAGTAGGCGTCCTTGCCGGCCTTCATGGCCTCGATGACGATCTTGGTGTGCCAGTGGTCGGGCGTGCCGATGACGACGGCGTCGACGTCGTTGCGGTCGAGG includes the following:
- a CDS encoding Gfo/Idh/MocA family protein, whose amino-acid sequence is MIVRTGGNRREFLRIGAAGAAAAALGEAPKTARGAAFQAKNDRPRLALIGAGGQGSGDARSASRFGDFVAVCDVDRLHAEKARDSDRIGKKKAEVYEDYRKVLDRNDVDAVVIGTPDHWHTKIVIEAMKAGKDAYCEKPLTLTINEGKQIIETVENTKRILQVGTQQRSDHNKVFLMAVALVRDGRIGKIKKVTAAIGGAPSGGPFAKETAPSELNWDLWLGQAPKVGYIRERCHANFRWWYEYSGGKLTDWGAHHVDVSHWGLGKDQTGPTTIEVVRADLPVSYKDGWPTVDDQYNTATTFLVKATFADGTPLEIRDDTPNGVTFEGERGKIFVTRDRIDLEGGAVASIYKNPLPEALLEDLRHGKGLDDHFQNFFACCNDRGKPASDVWSHHRAMTTCHLANIAIRLGGRKLTWDPVKEQIVGDDQANSFLSRPQRAGYEIVV